GCTTTTTTTCATGATCAGCCACTTTCGCTTATTAAAAAAATATCATCAAAACAGGAGGAATGAACGATGAGTGAACTGTTGAAGAAAGGGTTCTATTTAGGTCTTGGTGCGGCTGTGAGCGGTAAAGAAAAGTTTGAAAAGATGGTCAATGATATGGTTTCAAAAGGGGAGATGACTCCTTCACAAGCTAAGTCCATTATTAACACGTGGATCTCCAAAGGAGAGAGTGTTGACAAGGATTGGAACGGCCAGGCGAAATCGAAGCTGCAAAACCGGATGAAATCGTTAGGTTTTGTCACGAGGGAAGAATATGAAACGCTGGAAGCAAGAATTGAAAAACTGGAAAATCGACCGTGAATAAGCTTTTCTACTAACCATAAAAAACAAAAAAGGGTCTGGGACATAAGCTTTTCAGCA
This Halobacillus salinarum DNA region includes the following protein-coding sequences:
- a CDS encoding phasin family protein, producing the protein MSELLKKGFYLGLGAAVSGKEKFEKMVNDMVSKGEMTPSQAKSIINTWISKGESVDKDWNGQAKSKLQNRMKSLGFVTREEYETLEARIEKLENRP